The Deinococcus metallilatus genome segment GGCGCGACCTCGACGGCGTGCGCGCCGAGCAGGTCGATTTCGCCGGTGGGGAGGCCCCGGGTCCCCAGCTTGTCCTTCAGGCGGCGCACCCGGTAATGGTTGACCCGACCGTCTTCCAGATGGCTGGGCACCAGATACAGGCCCAGGCCCGCCGAGCCGGGGGGCGCGCCGGTCGGCCGGGCCGTAGCGAGGGCGAGGCCGCTGTTCGCATTGCTGGTGAACCACTTCAGGCCGTGCAGCGTGTAATGCTCGCCCTGGGGCCGGGCCTCGGTGGTGGTCGCGCCCACGTCACTGCCGCCGTGCAGCTCGGTGGCCCAGGTGCCCCCCGTCTTCGCGTGCCCGTCCATGCGGGCCACGTCGGGGAGGTACCGCTCGCGCAGGGCCGCGGGCGCGTGGTGGCCCAGCACGTAGGCGACCGCCCCGGTCAGCGTGACCGGGCAGTGCAGGCTGATGTCCGCCTGCGAGAGCAGGTAGCCCAGGGCGAAACTCAGCAGGTGCGGCGCGCCCTCGCGGTAGGGCCGCCCGACGATCCCGCGCCGGTACACCTCGCGGTGCTGGGCCTCGTAGGGGGCGTTTAGCACGATGCGGTTCACGACCTGCCCCTCCCGGTCGTAGGTTTCCAGGCGGGGCGGCGCGTCCCGGTCGGTGGCGTTCGCCTGCGCGTCCACCTCGGTCAGGACCCAGGTGTGGAAGTCATCCAGTTCGTCGCGGTAACGCCCAAAGCCCGGCACCCGCGCTTCCAGACGCGGCGCGAGGAAACGGTCATAGGGGCTGGCGATCTGGCTGGAGGTGGTCAAACGGGACTCCTTTGCGGGTGAGGCCACACCAGAGCGGCACGGGGATACCCCTCAGAGTATGGAGGAAACGGGGATGGGCGCGGTCGCCCCAGGGAGAGGCTGGCCCGGTTCCAGGCGTTCCAGCAGCGCGCGGGCCGCCTGCACCTCCTCCAGCAGTGGCCGGTAGACCTCGCGGTGGCCGCGCACGTCCGGGTAATCCCACAGACCGTTGTGGCAGTGGCGGTCGTCATCCCAGCCGGGATGGTTGACCACGGGGTAGAGGCAGACGCCGTGAACGGGCACGCTTGCCGCCTGGGCCGCCAGCGTCTCGCGGGCCACCATCCGGAACCAGGCGGGGCGCTCCTCGTCCTCGGTGCCGGTTTCGGCCAGCAGCAGCGGGCGGCCGTACCGGGCGTGGACGGCGGCCAGCAGGTCGCGCAGCGGGCGGTAGGCGGGGTGGCCGTACGGCACGAGCTCGCGGCTCTCGGGTTGGTCGTGGTGCCACCACTGGTTGTAGGGGTAGAAGTTCAGGCCGATCACGTCCAGGTACCGCTCGGCCCCGCCCAGTTCCGGCCGTAGGCGGCCCGCCAGCATGTCCAGCGCCTCGAACTGCGCCTCGTGCTCGCGCCGGGCGGCCTCGGCCTCAGTGGGCTGCCCGGGATGGGCCATGATGTTCAGCAGCGGCTCGGCGTGGAGAAAACGGGCCTGCGGGCAGACCTCGCGCACCGCGTCCATCGCCCGGATCACCGCACGGACCAGTTGCGCCTTGAGAACTCCCCCCTGCCCCCGCACGAAGGGGTTGAGGTACCCGACCTCGCCCCCACCCCAGGACAGGAAGGAGATCTCGTTCACCGGGCAGAGCCACAGCGGTCCCTCCGTCTCGGGCGCGAGGGCGAGCGCCGCCGCGCGGGCAAAGCGGGCGAACACATCCGGGAAGTCCGGGGCGAACAGGTCCACGTGATCGGGCGTGCCGTAGTGCAGCAGGTCCCACACCACCTGGACGCCCGCCGCCCGCGCGGCCCGCACCTGCCGCTCCAGCGAGCCGAACTCGTACACGCCCGGCCGCTCCTCGATGCGGTGCCAGCGCAGCCCGTCGCGTGCCGTCTGCATCCCTGCCGCCGCCAGGCGGGCATAGTCCTGCGTGGCGAAGCGGTCGTGGCCCGTCGCATCGATCACGTCCACCCGCCTCCCGGAAGGCCGACGGTGGGAGGAACACTCGAAGCCGCCCTGGAAGAACGACCGAAAGAGCGGCGATACCGCCCCTTGCCCTGCCCGCCCCTCGCCCGGCCACGCCGCCACACTTCCCCTCCCGCTCGTCATCGCTGCACGATAGCCAGGCCCGGACAGGCGGGGAGTGCGATCTTCCCCCCCGGGTTAGAGGATTTCTTCACGCTTCCCGGCATATGGTCGGAAAGGTTGAACCTCGTCTAGTCAGCTCTGTTATGGAATATTTACGCTTCTCCAGCCTGATCTTTTGTTACTCTCATCAAATCCATCAATGACCCACGACTAAAGTCGCGGGTTTGCGTCTGGACTCCACCGCAATTCCGTATACCTCGAAAGGCGTGCAGCTTTGGCTTCGTTGTCCGACACATCAGGGCGCATTGATAAGGCACCCGTACTCATCCAGTCTTGCCGGACAAGCATCGTTCTCAAACCGATATTCACACTCGCCACCCGATCCGCGTGACCCTGATCACCACAGACCTCACAAACAAACTCCAGTCCCGCGTTCGGCCTGTTCGCCTTGGAACAGTGTCCACATCGGGGGCAGCACTGACTGGTGTAGTTGGCATCTACCCGCACGGCCAGAGCGACATGCAGCGGGGCCTTGTACGCCAGCATCGTTTGGAGTTCCGCAAAAGACCACTGAGAGCGGTGGCGCTTGGCCCGCTTGGCCTTTTTGCTGGCCTTCGGGCTGCGTCGCCCCTCGGTGCGTTCGC includes the following:
- a CDS encoding beta-glucosidase, yielding MIDATGHDRFATQDYARLAAAGMQTARDGLRWHRIEERPGVYEFGSLERQVRAARAAGVQVVWDLLHYGTPDHVDLFAPDFPDVFARFARAAALALAPETEGPLWLCPVNEISFLSWGGGEVGYLNPFVRGQGGVLKAQLVRAVIRAMDAVREVCPQARFLHAEPLLNIMAHPGQPTEAEAARREHEAQFEALDMLAGRLRPELGGAERYLDVIGLNFYPYNQWWHHDQPESRELVPYGHPAYRPLRDLLAAVHARYGRPLLLAETGTEDEERPAWFRMVARETLAAQAASVPVHGVCLYPVVNHPGWDDDRHCHNGLWDYPDVRGHREVYRPLLEEVQAARALLERLEPGQPLPGATAPIPVSSIL